A stretch of Kyrpidia spormannii DNA encodes these proteins:
- a CDS encoding acetoacetate--CoA ligase → MISEGEILWEPSTYLKQTSGMSQYMHWLEREKGLVFPDFLSLWRWSVDDLESFWASIWEYFQIQSPTPYTRVMEGHEMPGVRWFPGARVNFAQHVFRGRPGDRPALLFQSEHRPLTIVSWDELSRSVASVAAHLREYGVRPGDRVVAYMPNLPETVIAFLAAASIGAVWSSCSPDFGAVTVVDRFKQIEPKVLFAVDGYQYGGKVYDRTEVVQDLQRSLPTLDKTVFVPYIGLDGGGVENAVMWNDIVRTPAELHFEPVEFEHPLWVLYSSGTTGHPKGIVHGHGNIVLELLKVHQLHFDVQPGDRFFWFTTTGWMMWNFTVGALLSGATILLYDGHPGYPNLDVLWEFAEKTGMTSFGTSAGYIQSCLKAGLEPGKDHDLSKLRAIGSTGSPLTIDGFEWVYQKVKKDIWLAPGSGGTDVCTPFVGPCPLLPVKAGLMQGPMLGVKAEAYDDNGQPIIGEVGELVITRPMPSMPLYFWNDPEMSRYRESYFEMYPGVWRHGDWIKFYADGSCVIYGRSDSTINRHGVRMGTSEIYRAVEGLDEIADSLVVDLELLGRPSFLSLFVVLKPGVVMTDQLKAAIRKRIRETVSPRHVPDEVYVIDEVPRTLNGKKMEVPIRKILLGYSLERAVNPDSMSNPQSLEFFIELAKQLNT, encoded by the coding sequence ATGATTTCAGAAGGGGAAATTTTATGGGAACCGTCTACATATTTAAAACAAACCTCTGGAATGTCACAATATATGCATTGGTTGGAGAGAGAAAAGGGTTTAGTATTTCCCGATTTTTTATCATTGTGGCGTTGGTCTGTGGACGATCTCGAGTCGTTTTGGGCGTCGATATGGGAGTATTTTCAAATACAGAGCCCGACCCCCTATACACGGGTGATGGAAGGCCATGAGATGCCTGGGGTTCGGTGGTTCCCCGGCGCTCGTGTCAACTTTGCTCAGCATGTATTCCGGGGAAGGCCAGGCGATCGACCGGCCTTGTTATTCCAGTCTGAGCATCGCCCCCTTACCATCGTGAGCTGGGACGAACTGTCCCGGTCCGTGGCCTCGGTGGCCGCTCATCTTCGGGAATACGGCGTCCGGCCGGGGGATCGAGTGGTGGCCTATATGCCGAACCTCCCGGAGACCGTGATTGCTTTTTTGGCCGCTGCGAGCATCGGCGCTGTCTGGTCGAGTTGTTCTCCCGATTTCGGTGCTGTGACGGTAGTGGATCGCTTCAAACAGATCGAACCAAAGGTGCTCTTTGCGGTGGATGGGTACCAGTATGGTGGAAAAGTCTATGATCGAACCGAAGTAGTACAGGATCTGCAGCGATCTCTGCCCACATTGGACAAGACGGTGTTCGTGCCCTACATTGGGTTGGACGGGGGCGGGGTGGAGAACGCGGTGATGTGGAACGATATTGTTCGGACACCGGCCGAACTGCATTTTGAACCTGTAGAATTCGAACACCCGTTGTGGGTGTTGTATTCTTCGGGTACAACGGGTCACCCCAAGGGAATTGTTCACGGCCACGGAAATATTGTCTTGGAGCTCCTCAAAGTCCACCAACTGCATTTTGACGTTCAGCCAGGGGATCGCTTTTTCTGGTTTACCACTACTGGATGGATGATGTGGAATTTCACCGTGGGCGCCCTCTTATCTGGGGCCACCATTCTTCTCTACGATGGTCATCCCGGCTATCCCAATCTCGATGTATTGTGGGAATTTGCGGAAAAGACGGGGATGACATCATTTGGAACAAGCGCGGGCTATATTCAGAGCTGCCTGAAAGCGGGGCTTGAACCGGGTAAGGATCACGACCTTTCAAAGCTGCGGGCGATCGGATCGACGGGGTCGCCGCTGACCATTGACGGTTTTGAATGGGTGTATCAAAAGGTTAAAAAGGACATTTGGTTGGCTCCCGGGAGTGGAGGGACAGACGTCTGTACACCCTTTGTCGGTCCCTGTCCGCTCTTGCCCGTCAAGGCAGGTCTTATGCAGGGACCCATGCTCGGCGTGAAGGCGGAAGCCTACGACGACAACGGTCAACCAATCATCGGTGAAGTAGGAGAACTGGTGATCACGCGTCCCATGCCTTCCATGCCTTTATACTTCTGGAATGATCCAGAGATGAGCCGGTATCGGGAAAGTTACTTCGAAATGTATCCGGGTGTATGGCGACATGGGGATTGGATCAAATTCTATGCGGACGGCAGTTGTGTGATCTATGGACGGTCGGATTCCACGATCAACCGTCATGGAGTTCGGATGGGGACAAGCGAGATTTACCGAGCCGTAGAAGGGTTGGACGAGATTGCTGACAGTTTGGTGGTAGACTTGGAACTACTGGGTCGACCTTCGTTTCTGTCTTTGTTTGTTGTGTTAAAGCCGGGGGTTGTGATGACGGATCAATTGAAAGCAGCCATTCGAAAGCGGATTCGGGAGACGGTTTCGCCCCGCCACGTGCCGGACGAAGTGTACGTGATCGATGAAGTGCCTCGAACACTGAATGGAAAAAAGATGGAAGTTCCAATTCGCAAAATCCTGTTGGGTTACTCTTTGGAGAGAGCCGTCAACCCTGATTCGATGAGTAATCCCCAATCCCTTGAGTTCTTTATAGAACTGGCGAAACAGTTAAACACCTAA
- a CDS encoding acetone carboxylase subunit gamma: MAQYDLETLRQLKRGELPFHLVHEMQSSHKDSDRFFKMLAIAQESVPWDDRILLPYAEHLYIVEKPDKSRVVKCDCGHEFGDYRRNWKLRALVYVRDTEEKINEIYPNMLGCDPEWMHLREYICPGCGTLLEVEAVPPGYPVVFDFQPDIDTFYEKWLKKPLNRE, from the coding sequence GTGGCTCAATATGATCTGGAAACTCTGCGGCAACTCAAACGTGGTGAACTTCCTTTTCATTTGGTTCACGAAATGCAGTCGAGCCATAAGGATTCCGATCGATTTTTTAAAATGTTGGCCATTGCCCAAGAATCGGTACCTTGGGACGACCGGATTTTATTGCCTTACGCAGAACATCTCTACATTGTGGAAAAGCCGGACAAGAGCCGGGTTGTCAAGTGTGACTGCGGCCATGAGTTCGGTGATTATCGCCGGAATTGGAAACTACGTGCCTTGGTCTACGTCCGGGACACCGAGGAAAAGATTAACGAGATCTACCCGAATATGCTGGGATGTGACCCCGAGTGGATGCACCTAAGGGAGTATATTTGCCCCGGATGCGGCACGCTTCTTGAAGTGGAAGCTGTGCCACCCGGTTATCCGGTAGTCTTTGATTTCCAACCGGATATCGATACGTTTTATGAAAAGTGGTTAAAGAAACCCCTGAACCGTGAATAA
- a CDS encoding hydantoinase B/oxoprolinase family protein: MGEGLKPSTAVHPQVAIGWGGKTLKEMLEESERVFKETGRYAGLDRLSLREEDPIRYERIFSLLRGGLVNARETALNISASPIVKEIGELCFALYTPEGDSIALSTGIIVHVHTMSDAIKFMIRNNWEVSPGIRSGDIFSNNNSIIGDVHTADVHTIIPIFWEGEIIGWAGGVTHEIDVGAVTPGSMAFGHEDRYGDGLLLSCEKAGENDEFYQSYLKKVSDSVRAEMYWVLDERTRLAGCHMIRDQVYRVIQEEGIETYKRFIREVIEEGRRSFKERVKEVTFPGIYESPRFTDVPWKDDPTVSHKARRDTLMHAPLTIQIGADGDFNMSYEGANKWGYHSFNCAPSPMQGALWVQMTQSLIPNDKVNDGAYLATSLKLPYGSWCNPDYEKVSTTLSWHFLIPAFTGLIRSLARAYYSRGYLEEISASFPLTGNILQGGGKNHYGVESAFTNFEMSSEGTGAMYFKDGEDSTAAMWNPEGDMGEAETWESLEPLLYLGRSLKPMTPGPGKYRGGAGIESVRMLYRTDEQTLFNGLADGHVFGSAGIFGGYPGNAGYRHSLHGTNMKEIIQNQRPYPTRDGDPEHSEVDEVIRAEENVFDKHATAGPQIFREYDIYVSVHRGGPGLGDVLERDPHLVEKDLNEGYLLPRYAESIYGVVAEQSADGTWKADLEKTAARREQMRKERLARAIPAEAFLERERDRILHRDFIEPVLEMYQSSMDLSPEWREKFLKFWDLPDDFRMVNG, encoded by the coding sequence ATGGGCGAAGGGTTGAAGCCGTCCACAGCCGTCCATCCACAGGTCGCAATCGGTTGGGGTGGAAAAACACTCAAGGAGATGCTCGAAGAGTCGGAGCGCGTGTTTAAGGAAACAGGAAGGTACGCAGGACTGGATCGGCTTTCATTGCGCGAGGAGGATCCTATTCGATATGAGCGCATCTTCTCACTGCTGCGAGGTGGGCTCGTCAATGCCCGAGAAACAGCATTGAACATCTCAGCGTCTCCGATTGTGAAAGAGATTGGCGAACTTTGTTTCGCGTTATATACACCGGAAGGCGATTCGATTGCGCTCTCCACGGGCATTATCGTTCATGTCCACACCATGAGTGACGCAATTAAATTCATGATTCGAAACAATTGGGAAGTCAGCCCGGGAATTCGATCAGGTGATATTTTTTCCAATAATAATTCGATCATTGGAGACGTTCATACTGCTGATGTACACACCATTATTCCGATTTTCTGGGAAGGAGAAATTATCGGCTGGGCGGGTGGAGTGACCCACGAGATCGATGTGGGTGCGGTGACACCTGGGTCGATGGCGTTTGGACACGAAGACCGATATGGCGATGGGTTGTTGTTGTCCTGCGAAAAAGCGGGTGAAAATGATGAATTTTACCAGAGCTATCTAAAAAAAGTCAGCGACTCGGTGCGTGCTGAGATGTACTGGGTCTTGGATGAACGCACCCGCTTGGCTGGTTGCCACATGATTCGTGACCAAGTTTACCGGGTAATTCAGGAAGAAGGCATCGAGACCTATAAACGTTTTATTCGTGAAGTTATCGAAGAGGGACGGCGAAGCTTTAAGGAACGCGTGAAGGAAGTGACGTTCCCCGGTATCTATGAGTCGCCGAGATTTACGGATGTTCCGTGGAAAGACGATCCTACTGTCTCCCACAAAGCTCGAAGAGACACGCTCATGCATGCGCCATTAACGATACAAATCGGCGCAGACGGCGATTTTAACATGTCGTACGAAGGAGCGAACAAATGGGGTTATCACTCCTTTAACTGTGCGCCGTCACCCATGCAGGGTGCCTTATGGGTTCAAATGACACAAAGCTTGATTCCGAACGATAAGGTCAACGATGGAGCCTATCTGGCGACGTCGCTAAAGCTCCCTTATGGGTCATGGTGCAATCCAGATTATGAAAAAGTCTCCACCACCCTTTCGTGGCATTTCCTGATCCCGGCCTTTACAGGGTTGATTCGCAGCTTGGCCCGTGCTTATTACTCCCGGGGTTACCTTGAGGAAATCTCAGCGAGTTTCCCACTGACAGGTAATATCCTGCAGGGCGGCGGCAAGAATCATTATGGTGTCGAATCTGCGTTTACCAATTTCGAGATGTCATCCGAAGGCACCGGGGCGATGTACTTTAAGGACGGAGAAGATTCCACAGCCGCCATGTGGAACCCCGAAGGAGATATGGGTGAGGCGGAGACATGGGAATCACTGGAACCACTTCTATACCTCGGGAGGAGCTTGAAGCCGATGACTCCTGGTCCCGGAAAGTATCGGGGAGGGGCCGGAATCGAAAGTGTGCGGATGCTGTATCGTACCGATGAACAGACCTTGTTCAATGGACTTGCTGACGGCCATGTTTTTGGAAGCGCAGGCATTTTCGGAGGTTATCCGGGTAACGCGGGCTATCGGCACAGTTTACATGGTACGAACATGAAGGAAATCATCCAAAATCAACGGCCTTATCCGACCCGAGATGGTGACCCGGAACATTCGGAAGTGGATGAGGTGATCCGTGCGGAGGAAAACGTGTTTGACAAACACGCCACTGCCGGGCCCCAGATCTTTCGTGAATATGACATTTACGTGTCTGTCCATCGGGGCGGACCAGGACTCGGAGACGTTCTAGAACGGGATCCGCACTTGGTGGAGAAGGATCTGAACGAAGGGTATCTCCTGCCGAGATATGCGGAGTCGATTTACGGGGTTGTTGCGGAACAGTCAGCCGATGGGACATGGAAGGCTGATCTGGAAAAGACGGCTGCCCGCAGGGAACAGATGAGGAAGGAACGCCTGGCTCGAGCCATACCGGCCGAAGCATTTCTTGAGCGCGAACGAGATCGCATCTTGCACCGGGATTTTATTGAACCGGTTCTGGAAATGTATCAGAGCTCGATGGACTTATCCCCGGAGTGGAGAGAGAAATTTTTGAAGTTCTGGGATTTGCCTGATGATTTCCGGATGGTCAACGGCTAA
- a CDS encoding hydantoinase/oxoprolinase family protein: MAVAAGPKPRILAIDAGGTMTDTILVNEKGEFVVGKAQSTPEDESVGFVNSLRDALHYWNVPLEEGVPHLVSGIYSGTAMLNRLLERKGLKLGLLVTAGFEDYLRIERGIQTYLGYSYSDRLHLVTHVHNTPLVPRDRIYGIRGRIDIFGAEQIPLYENEVQQAIRELLQKNVQGICINFLHSYANPAHEEKAKAIAQKVMEEFGVHVPLFLSSELYPVSQDFARLNTVLVEAYAAEPSRGQFQRITQKLRDLGSKFELRVMASHGGTISTEAKELARTLVSGPIGGVVGAQYLSKQLGFDNVVCSDIGGTSFDLALITGGQFAIRTQPNMARFVLKLPLVEIDSVGAGTGSFVRLTPSSKRIEIGPDSAGYRIGVSNPDSGVTTVTINDCNVVLGYLNADNFLGGDVKLDRQRAYEAIQEQIAAPLGLDVYAAAEGIVSLFQDHLRNEVISRVLGKGYAPENYRLLSYGGGGPVHVAGYTAGLNFQDILVPSWAAGFSAYGCACAEFEYRADKTVQVAVAHAQADFGAFASAINTAWSELKERVIGEFAKSGIAQRDIEFRHHVRVQYVGQLNDVEIQVPFERIESSEQVQTIIDRFEEAYSKMYSRSARSPELGYLVTTAIITGVAPSEKPSLPEEPVSREQPEADDVETRPVYYKGAWTTANVYKMEKLKAGNRIQGFSVIESPNTTFVVPTGYEAILDTHRIFHLKPPVSH; the protein is encoded by the coding sequence ATGGCCGTTGCAGCAGGGCCCAAACCCAGAATTCTCGCCATCGATGCCGGCGGAACCATGACCGATACCATATTGGTCAATGAAAAGGGGGAATTTGTGGTCGGCAAGGCACAGTCGACGCCTGAGGACGAATCTGTCGGATTTGTCAATTCGTTGAGAGATGCCCTCCATTATTGGAATGTACCCCTGGAAGAAGGGGTTCCACACCTCGTCTCGGGCATCTATTCCGGGACGGCCATGCTGAACCGCCTGTTGGAGCGTAAAGGACTGAAATTGGGTCTCCTTGTTACGGCGGGTTTTGAAGATTATCTCCGCATCGAACGCGGCATCCAGACCTATCTGGGGTATTCCTATTCGGACCGTCTGCACCTTGTGACCCACGTCCATAATACCCCCTTGGTCCCTCGGGATCGGATTTATGGCATTCGTGGTCGGATCGACATCTTTGGTGCGGAGCAGATTCCCCTGTACGAGAACGAAGTTCAACAAGCCATCCGGGAACTTCTACAAAAGAATGTGCAAGGTATATGTATAAATTTCCTACACTCTTATGCCAATCCCGCGCATGAAGAAAAAGCCAAGGCGATTGCGCAAAAGGTGATGGAAGAGTTCGGCGTCCATGTGCCGTTGTTCCTGTCTTCGGAACTCTATCCCGTTTCCCAAGACTTTGCCAGACTTAATACGGTCTTGGTCGAAGCCTACGCCGCGGAACCCTCTCGAGGCCAGTTTCAGCGAATTACCCAGAAACTACGCGATCTTGGATCGAAGTTTGAACTTCGGGTGATGGCCTCTCACGGGGGCACCATTTCTACAGAGGCCAAAGAACTGGCTCGGACCTTGGTGTCGGGTCCCATCGGCGGCGTAGTCGGAGCTCAGTATTTATCTAAGCAACTCGGCTTTGATAACGTCGTGTGTTCGGATATCGGCGGCACAAGTTTTGACTTAGCCCTCATCACAGGAGGTCAATTTGCGATTCGGACGCAACCCAATATGGCGCGATTTGTTCTCAAGCTGCCACTGGTTGAAATCGACTCCGTGGGAGCGGGAACCGGTTCCTTTGTACGGCTCACACCGAGTTCAAAACGGATCGAGATCGGGCCCGACAGTGCCGGCTATCGCATTGGCGTCTCGAATCCGGACAGCGGCGTAACCACGGTGACGATTAATGATTGCAACGTGGTTCTTGGTTATCTGAATGCCGATAATTTTCTGGGTGGCGATGTGAAACTCGACCGGCAACGCGCTTACGAGGCGATACAAGAGCAAATCGCGGCTCCGCTTGGCTTGGACGTATATGCGGCGGCAGAAGGCATTGTTTCCCTCTTTCAGGATCATCTGCGTAATGAAGTGATCTCCCGGGTTCTTGGGAAAGGCTACGCGCCAGAGAATTATCGGCTACTTTCCTATGGTGGAGGCGGTCCTGTGCATGTGGCCGGTTATACGGCCGGATTAAACTTTCAAGATATTCTCGTCCCGTCTTGGGCGGCCGGGTTTTCGGCTTACGGTTGCGCGTGTGCCGAGTTCGAATACCGCGCGGATAAGACGGTGCAGGTGGCCGTCGCTCATGCTCAGGCCGATTTCGGTGCATTTGCTTCCGCCATTAATACAGCATGGAGCGAACTGAAAGAACGGGTAATCGGTGAATTTGCGAAAAGTGGAATCGCCCAGCGGGACATCGAATTTCGCCATCATGTCCGGGTCCAGTATGTGGGCCAACTGAATGACGTTGAGATCCAAGTCCCATTTGAACGAATTGAAAGCTCAGAACAGGTGCAAACGATTATCGACCGGTTTGAGGAAGCATATTCAAAAATGTATTCTCGTTCCGCCCGGTCTCCGGAGCTGGGATACCTGGTTACGACGGCCATTATTACTGGGGTTGCCCCCAGTGAAAAACCGAGTTTGCCTGAAGAACCTGTTAGTAGGGAGCAGCCGGAGGCAGACGATGTCGAGACGAGGCCCGTATATTACAAAGGTGCTTGGACAACTGCCAATGTGTACAAGATGGAGAAATTGAAAGCCGGGAACCGAATTCAGGGATTTTCCGTGATCGAATCGCCGAATACCACGTTTGTCGTGCCGACAGGTTACGAGGCGATACTGGATACCCATCGAATTTTTCACTTGAAACCACCTGTGAGTCATTAA
- a CDS encoding sigma-54-dependent Fis family transcriptional regulator, translated as MQQYSFAISSIHQFTSRKHDLYHQWEKMCNHEEVSTIRQEINSSWKRCLSKRVDPLRQQAPVVFTEATLKQKKEEKLELLRLVEPYMDQLYEQLAAEDILVMLSDSNGVILEGKATARGWSMVEKLHFYPGADWSESGAGTNAVGTAVAERKPVQVFGAEHFCQGWHTWVCSAAPIFDPVTDELLGVLDISGTMDRVQAHSLPAVVHQVDRIRQDLSSAFMTRDVPTWRAISDALDQPLAIFDTKLRVVRLNERARTVLGLRAGCTIQDLFTEDNASSLDSLHWNTPTPVTFRSLKPGTWVATLYPYHVANRLLGGLIVFYPIKVSNNSTRSPSASFHISTIITQNNEMIRLIEKAGKAARSDMNVLLVGETGVGKEIFARSIHESGPRGREPFVAVNCGAIPRDLLASELFGYEPGAFTGATAKGRPGKFVAADGGTIFLDEIGELPLEAQVYLLRVLEERAVVPVGGTEPRPIDVRIIAATNRDLEEEIQRGRFRADLYYRLNVLRFRIPPLRERKEDIPLLVRHFLLKCDDTGIPWVVEDAAMDCLMRHSWPGNVRQLKNVVAQAVFNAEDHRIRLEDLPPELVHSADGTTTGLTKDNNESAPVSRFNYRKVVNREVLEHALKMTDGNVSRAARLLGVSRMTVYRKAKQYNLST; from the coding sequence ATGCAGCAGTACAGTTTTGCCATCTCTTCTATCCACCAGTTTACGTCTCGAAAGCACGACTTGTATCACCAATGGGAGAAGATGTGTAATCATGAAGAAGTCAGTACGATTCGCCAGGAAATTAATTCATCCTGGAAAAGGTGTTTATCGAAACGGGTGGATCCACTCCGTCAGCAAGCTCCTGTTGTGTTCACTGAAGCCACGCTGAAACAAAAAAAGGAAGAAAAATTGGAGCTTTTGCGTCTGGTGGAACCGTATATGGATCAGTTGTATGAGCAATTGGCTGCCGAGGACATATTGGTCATGTTGTCGGATTCAAATGGCGTTATTCTTGAAGGGAAAGCCACAGCCAGGGGCTGGTCCATGGTGGAGAAGCTTCATTTTTACCCAGGTGCTGACTGGTCAGAATCGGGAGCGGGAACGAATGCCGTGGGTACTGCGGTGGCTGAGAGAAAACCGGTTCAAGTGTTTGGTGCCGAGCATTTTTGTCAAGGATGGCATACATGGGTGTGTTCTGCAGCCCCGATTTTTGATCCTGTAACGGACGAGTTGTTAGGTGTGCTAGATATATCCGGTACCATGGACCGTGTGCAGGCTCACAGTTTGCCTGCGGTTGTCCATCAAGTGGACAGGATTCGTCAGGATCTGAGCAGTGCGTTTATGACTCGAGACGTCCCCACCTGGCGTGCGATATCTGACGCATTGGACCAGCCATTAGCCATATTTGACACAAAGTTGAGGGTGGTTCGGCTAAATGAACGGGCAAGAACTGTCCTCGGACTTCGCGCTGGGTGTACGATTCAAGATTTATTTACAGAAGACAATGCGTCCAGTCTCGATTCGCTGCACTGGAATACTCCTACACCCGTGACGTTTCGTTCGCTGAAACCCGGAACATGGGTGGCGACCCTTTATCCCTATCATGTTGCTAACCGGCTTCTCGGTGGTCTGATCGTGTTTTATCCCATAAAAGTATCGAATAATTCGACTCGGTCGCCGAGCGCGTCGTTTCATATATCAACTATAATTACCCAAAATAATGAAATGATTCGCCTGATCGAAAAGGCGGGAAAGGCCGCCAGATCCGATATGAACGTACTGTTGGTCGGGGAGACGGGCGTAGGTAAAGAGATTTTCGCCCGTTCCATTCATGAATCCGGCCCACGAGGTCGCGAACCGTTTGTGGCTGTGAATTGTGGCGCGATTCCTCGAGACCTTCTTGCCAGTGAGTTGTTCGGTTACGAGCCGGGCGCCTTTACTGGAGCGACAGCCAAGGGGAGACCCGGCAAATTCGTCGCGGCGGACGGTGGAACGATTTTTCTGGACGAAATCGGCGAGTTGCCGTTAGAGGCCCAGGTCTATCTTCTCCGGGTGCTGGAGGAACGGGCCGTGGTGCCTGTTGGAGGCACTGAACCTCGACCTATCGATGTGCGGATTATCGCTGCAACGAACCGAGATCTAGAGGAAGAGATTCAGCGGGGGCGATTTCGGGCGGATTTATATTACAGGCTCAATGTGTTGCGTTTTCGCATTCCCCCTTTGCGAGAGCGTAAAGAAGATATCCCTCTTCTCGTGCGTCACTTCCTGTTAAAATGTGACGACACGGGGATACCATGGGTTGTCGAAGACGCCGCCATGGACTGTCTCATGCGACACAGTTGGCCGGGGAACGTCAGGCAATTAAAAAACGTTGTCGCGCAGGCCGTATTCAATGCGGAGGATCATCGGATTCGACTTGAGGATCTACCTCCTGAGCTTGTGCATTCCGCCGATGGAACCACCACTGGATTGACAAAGGATAACAATGAGAGCGCACCCGTTTCCCGATTCAATTATCGCAAGGTTGTAAACCGGGAAGTTCTTGAGCACGCGTTAAAAATGACGGACGGCAATGTGAGCCGGGCTGCTCGGTTGCTGGGGGTTTCTCGGATGACGGTTTACAGGAAGGCAAAACAGTACAATTTGTCGACGTAG
- the pabB gene encoding aminodeoxychorismate synthase component I — MNPNVSSPYVLLDFVDDRGRCRRLFFSDPAEVIVAARPEEVLPALGKVQRAVREGHWVAGLVSYEAASGLDPALKVRGGHQLPLVWFGVFDRPPSAPDRSGVVGEPFQLSNWRLSLAREAYDERIRRIRRAIAEGDTYQINFTMRLRAFFEGDERMLYETLLKKHPVPYAACLCLGRFRVLSMSPELFFRVVDRRIVTRPMKGTAKRGRWPEEDERQHDWLAGSEKNRAENVMIVDLLRNDLARIARTGSVRVSRLFEIERYRTVFQMTSTITADLRDGVGLPEIFASLFPSGSVTGTPKVSAMRIIADLEEEPREAYCGTVGFVNPQGEAVFNVAIRTLIIDGHNRTAVYGAGGGVTWDSGSREEYEEALAKAAFLVKPPADFALLETMRLENGRYVLLERHLDRLFRSADYFDMLVDRSEIVRALEHHARLHPGETRRVRLLSGQNGAIHVESTPLSALSAGPATFAVRPAGPGKVRGGGVGREGNGSIAAPLPVAVAKKPVSSGNSFLFHKTTHRSFYEEHREPFPDVLDVLLWNEKREITEFTNGNVVLEVDGRKCTPPVSSGLLPGTFRAELLDQGEIVEECLTLDDLVRAQRIWFINSVRGWVPVHLIGY, encoded by the coding sequence ATGAATCCAAATGTGTCATCACCGTATGTGTTGCTTGATTTTGTCGACGACCGCGGCCGTTGCCGGCGGTTGTTTTTTTCCGATCCGGCCGAGGTGATTGTGGCCGCCCGGCCCGAGGAGGTCCTGCCGGCCCTCGGGAAAGTGCAACGGGCGGTGCGGGAAGGTCATTGGGTTGCGGGATTGGTTTCCTACGAGGCGGCTTCCGGATTGGATCCGGCTCTGAAAGTACGTGGTGGACATCAATTGCCCCTCGTGTGGTTTGGGGTGTTCGACAGACCTCCTTCGGCACCGGATCGGTCGGGTGTCGTGGGCGAACCTTTTCAGTTGTCTAACTGGAGACTTTCTCTTGCTCGGGAGGCATACGACGAGCGGATCCGACGCATCCGTCGGGCGATCGCCGAAGGGGATACATATCAGATCAATTTCACGATGCGGCTGCGGGCGTTTTTTGAAGGTGACGAGAGGATGCTGTACGAAACACTGCTGAAAAAACACCCAGTGCCCTACGCGGCCTGCCTATGCTTAGGGCGGTTTCGCGTCCTGTCGATGTCGCCGGAGCTGTTCTTTCGGGTTGTAGATCGACGAATCGTCACCCGGCCGATGAAGGGGACGGCGAAGAGAGGACGTTGGCCGGAGGAGGACGAACGTCAACATGACTGGCTGGCGGGTTCGGAGAAGAACCGGGCCGAAAATGTGATGATTGTTGACCTGTTGCGCAATGACCTGGCACGGATCGCCAGGACCGGTTCGGTGCGGGTGTCCCGTCTCTTCGAGATCGAACGGTATCGGACCGTCTTCCAGATGACCTCGACGATTACCGCTGATTTGCGGGACGGTGTTGGGCTTCCGGAGATTTTTGCTTCCCTGTTTCCTTCCGGTTCGGTCACAGGGACTCCGAAGGTGAGTGCAATGCGGATCATCGCCGATCTGGAAGAGGAGCCGAGGGAGGCTTATTGCGGGACCGTCGGCTTTGTGAATCCGCAAGGAGAGGCGGTTTTTAATGTGGCGATTCGGACCCTGATCATCGACGGACACAACAGGACGGCCGTTTACGGAGCCGGGGGCGGGGTGACATGGGATTCAGGCAGCAGAGAGGAATACGAGGAGGCCTTGGCCAAAGCGGCTTTTCTCGTTAAACCGCCCGCAGATTTTGCGTTGTTGGAAACGATGCGGCTGGAAAACGGGAGGTATGTGCTGTTGGAGCGGCATCTGGACCGCCTCTTCCGGTCAGCCGACTATTTCGACATGCTCGTGGATCGAAGTGAAATTGTCCGGGCGCTGGAACACCATGCACGGCTTCACCCGGGCGAGACTCGCCGGGTGCGGCTGTTATCGGGGCAGAACGGCGCCATTCATGTGGAGAGCACTCCTCTCTCCGCTTTGTCGGCGGGGCCGGCCACGTTTGCCGTGCGGCCGGCCGGCCCGGGGAAGGTTCGTGGGGGTGGAGTCGGAAGGGAGGGGAACGGCTCCATCGCCGCCCCCCTGCCGGTGGCCGTCGCTAAGAAACCAGTTTCCAGCGGGAATTCTTTTTTGTTCCACAAGACGACCCACAGGTCGTTCTATGAAGAACACCGGGAACCGTTTCCCGACGTGCTCGATGTCTTATTGTGGAATGAGAAAAGGGAGATCACGGAATTTACCAACGGCAACGTGGTTTTGGAGGTTGACGGTCGGAAATGCACACCGCCCGTGTCCAGCGGTTTGTTGCCGGGCACCTTTCGGGCGGAGCTGCTGGACCAGGGAGAGATTGTCGAAGAGTGTCTAACTCTGGATGATCTGGTGCGGGCGCAACGGATATGGTTCATCAACAGCGTGCGGGGCTGGGTGCCTGTTCATCTGATAGGCTATTGA